In Rubrivirga marina, the following are encoded in one genomic region:
- the fliP gene encoding flagellar type III secretion system pore protein FliP (The bacterial flagellar biogenesis protein FliP forms a type III secretion system (T3SS)-type pore required for flagellar assembly.) has protein sequence MRNGLTLFLLFVAVGASAQPAPPAAPRTLSPEQLEVAQEITDQAVADAEAGQPTQPLGPAAREAAPAESAPGPARRVAQARPATSPIPGVTLTDDGDYALPVQLLMLLTVLTLAPSILILMTSFTRLVVVFSILRTAIGLQQSPPTQVIIGLSLFLTFFVMNPVFTEIDQAALRPYLDGQLEQAEALEIAAKPIKGFMLQHTRDKDLVQFMDLAGLPSVARPTDVPFHVLVPAYVISELRVAFQIGFMLFLPFLVVDLIVASVLMSMGMMMLPPVMISLPIKLLLFVLTDGWFLIVESLVRGYMS, from the coding sequence TAACGGGCTCACCCTCTTCCTGCTGTTCGTCGCCGTTGGGGCCAGTGCCCAACCGGCGCCCCCGGCGGCACCCCGGACGCTCTCCCCCGAGCAGCTCGAGGTGGCGCAGGAGATCACCGACCAGGCCGTCGCCGACGCCGAGGCGGGCCAGCCCACGCAGCCCCTCGGGCCGGCCGCGCGCGAGGCCGCGCCCGCCGAGAGCGCCCCCGGCCCGGCCCGCCGCGTCGCCCAGGCCCGGCCGGCGACCTCGCCGATCCCCGGCGTCACGCTGACCGACGACGGCGACTACGCCCTCCCGGTCCAGCTCCTGATGCTCCTGACGGTCCTCACGCTGGCGCCGTCGATCCTCATCCTGATGACGAGCTTCACGCGGCTCGTCGTCGTGTTCTCGATCCTCCGGACGGCCATCGGGCTCCAGCAGAGCCCGCCGACGCAGGTCATCATCGGGCTCTCGCTGTTCCTGACGTTCTTCGTCATGAACCCGGTGTTCACCGAGATCGACCAGGCCGCGCTCCGGCCCTACCTCGACGGCCAGCTCGAGCAGGCCGAGGCGCTCGAGATCGCCGCCAAGCCGATCAAGGGGTTCATGCTCCAGCACACCCGCGACAAGGACCTCGTCCAGTTCATGGACCTCGCCGGCCTCCCGTCGGTCGCCCGCCCCACCGACGTCCCGTTCCACGTGCTCGTGCCGGCCTACGTGATCTCGGAACTCCGCGTGGCCTTCCAGATCGGGTTCATGCTGTTCCTCCCGTTCCTCGTGGTGGACCTCATCGTGGCCAGCGTGCTCATGTCGATGGGCATGATGATGCTCCCGCCGGTCATGATCTCGCTCCCGATCAAGCTGCTCCTGTTCGTCCTCACCGACGGCTGGTTCCTCATCGTCGAGTCCCTCGTCCGCGGCTACATGTCGTGA